ttcttcttttttttatccgGTTAGAGAGAAAGATAAGCAAAGAACATGAGCCGTTCATCGTAACCGCGTTTGCCACGTGGATATCGCATCAGCCGCACATCTAGCGATCCCTGTTCTTCGGGCAAGGCTACGACCATTgcttcaaagataaaaaggagagaaaaatgGCACCTTTTTTTGTCTCAATTTCTGcgttttttcctttcaaaattcCATTTTTCAAACCTTATCTTGCTTGGGTTGAAGGAAAGCTTCGATCTTTGGGATCAATGGCGGAAGCGTTGGGTCAGAGCAAGCTCGTTGCGCCATGCGGGGGTCGTCGGTCTGCGTCTCCTTTGCCGAAGAGAAAGCCGTCTTTGGTGGCGTGTCGCCGTTCTTCGTCGGCGTCTCCGAGTTTTAGGTCTTtgagttcttcttctttgaggaGGAGTGGGTTTCTGGGAGAGAAATTGGTTTTTGGGGATCGGAGAGGGGAGGCTTTGAAAGGgcgtgttgatggtcttcatGTTAAGGTTTGCAGTtgcttcaaatttaaatttttttaatttttgtttttcttattaatttgtGTGATCTTTGCTACGTTCTCTTCAATTCAGCCtttttcttgttaatttgaggctgaaattttatttttggacgAGTGTTTGAGACTTgctttaaatttcaatttttgaaatgttttgcTGAGGAGTCTACTTTGATTTGTTgaattttggggtttttttaggTGTTGTATTTCAAAATTGAGGTTTTAAAATggatttacttttaatttttgaatttttttgcttATTAAATTTGGGGGAAAATTATACTCTGGATAAGCTTTTGGTGTTCTTCAGGGGGAAATATGAAGTTTTTCTATTTGAAGATTCAAAAAGAATGTTTGAAACTtgcttgaaatttaatattaaagttTTGAAATGGTTTGCTGAAGGTTTTACTTTGATTTGCAGAACTTCTCTGGATTTTTGGGTGCTCTATGTCAAAATTGCAGCTTTGAAATGCTTTGCTGAAGGTTTTACTTTGATTTGCAGaactttttatgatttttttgtgctCTTAATCTTTTGCTGAAAGTTATACTTTGATTTGCGGaacttttttttggtttttggatatctttttcaaaaattgaagcTTTGAAATGTTTTGCTTAAAGTTTTACCTTGATTTGCAGAACtttctatgatttttgtttttccgGTGTTCTATTTCCaaattgaatatttgaaatgtTTTGCTGgaccttttttgtttttcttcctaAAGATTTTTGGCTGTCCTTATCTCAAAATTAAAGCTGTGAAATTGTTTGCCAAActattttatgaattttgtgTGTTACTATTTCAAAATCAAACTTTTGAAATGGTTTTCTGAAATTCTTATCTTGACTTGCAGATGAACCTATCCATTGGAAAAGGATTAAAATGGTGGGAGAAAGGACTGCAGccaaacatgaaggaaataCAATCAGCACAAGATCTTGTTGATTCCTTACTGAATGGAGAAAACAAGCTTATTATCGTCGATTTCTTCTCCCATGGTTGTGGAGGCTGCAAAGCTCTCCATCCAAAGGTAAacttaacacacacacactgaAAGTTTCCGCCTTTTTACTGTCTTGAATTGATCAAGAgattaaaattctttttctcttgCAGATTTGCCAATTTGCAGAGATGAACCCGGAAATCACATTTCTGCAAGTGAACTATGAGATACATAAATCCATGTGTTATAGTTTGAATGTTCATGTCCTTCCCTTCTTTCGATTTTACAGAGGAGCTCAAGGTCGCCTTTGCAACTTTAGCTGCACCAATGCAACTGTAATTTAACCTTAACATCTcctcttgatatatatatacatatatatcgaTGCCATTGTGATTAATTTGATTTTGGTTAAATTTACAGATTAAGAAGTTCAAGGATGCATTGGCCAAGCACGGCACGGAACGGTGTAGCCTTGGACCGGCTAAAGGCTTGGAAGAATCAGAACTCATGGCATTGGCTTCGAACAAAGATTTATCGTTTAGATATACGAAGAAACCAATGCCTGTTGAACAATTATCTGGTTTAAATCATGAAGAGTTTGTTGTTACGGCGTCGAGAGGCTTGAAATCGACGGAGTCTGAGAGCAAAGAAGAAGCTCTTGTAAGGTGATGGCTTAGCTTTAGAAAGTTATCCCTGGTGTACATTGTTGTACAAATTGAGTATCAATGTTTGATAACCATTGCAGGCTGTTAGCTTGTTTTTTGAGGTTTATGGCCTGATTAAATGGTTGTATGATTAATGGTAAGGTGAGAAGAATTTGGATTTTGAGTGTATTATTATGTCTTTGTATGTCATTGTATGAGTGAATAGTAATGATGTATGTGATTGAATCAGTATTGTTATCAATGTATATTGTctgatgtttttaatttcttatttcttatttcttttcttttatgagaAATGaattcaaagttcaaacaaaTAGGTTggcaaaaattaatttctttagttttaactttgacaatttttttttaataataggcgATAAgcgaattttttatataaataaaaatagtattattCAGTACTGTTTAACTTTGACAAATTGATGATATTATTAGAGAATTATTGCCAATTTGCCATTTTAAGAGttggcaaaaaaaataaataaataaataaataaatttgatatgaTATTTAATATTAGACATGAAATGTCATACTCATGACAACCATGAAATATAATATCTAATTGTAAGATTGTAGTGTAGGATTATATATGTTAAAACAGAGCctgaattaattgaaaaaatgaaCACAAGGCCATGTCCCATgtcaaatcaaaacaattctgatacattcaaaaataaatgtattattttcaaaGCTGACTCATGTTTATCTTTTATGTTTCTCCAGAAGATGAGAATTGAATGCAATTGGACCCCTCCATTTTGATAAGATTCCTTGCTAATGttgttatattatatgttttattacaTCATTGATTACAGACACACACACCCTTTTCATATGTTTCCTTTGATTGTCCATTTCAATGTATCCCATTCacagcttcatcatcaaagaatGTGGGTGgattcattgaatttttttaagaattttttgaGTGCATAAATTCAATGTTTCCTGTGAGAATATCAATATTGGTTTGCGGTAATGTAAAAAATTATCAAGTATTATgttttaatctaaaaatatcatCATGTTTAGTATTACACAGGTGATAATTAGattaataatatcatattaCTACCAAATTTAATGTTTATCTTGAATgatctcataatttttttatttaaatatatatatatatatatattaaaataatttaaaaaaaacacagaatacaaaataaaaaaaaacattttttatttcctcTTTTTTCTTACCTTCTTTTCAATCTTGACACTCACACCATTAAACTTCTCCTCCTCCAATTCCCAGCATGGAAAACATCCCACCTCTCACAAATTTAAATCcaacaaaaaccaacaaaaataaaaaggaaaaaaaaagatttttgaataaaaatcacaGCTCCAAATCAAAATCCTCATCCCGCTTAGTATAAAAAAACCATGGGAAATCAAACTCCCATCTAAACCCTGATGGAAAAGAAGAAGCTTGTGAGAAAATGGATCGAAAAGATTAGAACGCTTTGGTTAAGAGAGTAACCACAAACGAAGCCGGCTGATGGGTCACTCATACCCTGTCAAATGAagatatttttagattttttatattttaccaaATTGATTACTAGCATGACTGAACTCAAAACACAATAAATGAATCTATATCTCGAATGAAAGTAGTTCCCTAACCAAAAATGATTATATCAAATTATCACATTATTCCCAACTATATAACATTCTCAcccatattaccatggtaatctcgttacgtggtaatgacatattaccatgAAACAAAAGgctctttaaaaaaacataaccaCTCCAAATTTTTCTGATGCAACAATTTGCTAAATAGAGATAGATAAACTTAAACTTGTTGCTTGGAGAAATCAAACCTGGGAAACAAGAAATAAGTAGAACACAACCAGATATATATGTTGCAGAGATATGTCTAGTAATAGCTTACACAAACTTAAAAAGCCCACTAAAACTCATCCTCAGACTAAGTAAAACACGGCCATTTACCGGTGAAGTTTATGGCTTCATTATTCGGAGGCATGATATGATGAATTGAGGAGATTTACACACCACTGAACGATGAAGATGCTGGAAATTATACGTTGTCTCTGTTATTTCTTCTTCGAGGAGAGATCAAGGCGGTAGCTTACATGTTCTCCAGCTTCGAACAGGGACTGGTTATTATCCATAA
The DNA window shown above is from Dioscorea cayenensis subsp. rotundata cultivar TDr96_F1 chromosome 12, TDr96_F1_v2_PseudoChromosome.rev07_lg8_w22 25.fasta, whole genome shotgun sequence and carries:
- the LOC120273022 gene encoding thioredoxin-like 1-2, chloroplastic is translated as MAEALGQSKLVAPCGGRRSASPLPKRKPSLVACRRSSSASPSFRSLSSSSLRRSGFLGEKLVFGDRRGEALKGRVDGLHVKMNLSIGKGLKWWEKGLQPNMKEIQSAQDLVDSLLNGENKLIIVDFFSHGCGGCKALHPKICQFAEMNPEITFLQVNYEIHKSMCYSLNVHVLPFFRFYRGAQGRLCNFSCTNATIKKFKDALAKHGTERCSLGPAKGLEESELMALASNKDLSFRYTKKPMPVEQLSGLNHEEFVVTASRGLKSTESESKEEALVR